The following are encoded together in the Vibrio zhugei genome:
- a CDS encoding virulence factor BrkB family protein — translation MPNYQQLSKESMNFVRYVSHRMNQDRVNVTAGYLAYITLISLVPMLTVLVSILSSFTVFKDVSDVIQDFVITHFVPTAGDAVSGALRQFVANTGKMTIVGSIFLFVAAITLISNVDRSLNFIWRVRNKRRFVFSLSMYWMFLTLGPLLIGASIALSSYITSLTVIDNETLTGAYNLFLRWLPVLLSFLAFTVLYLLVPNKKVKLQHAFIGAVAAAILFEFSKKGFAFYITNFPSYQLIYGALAAIPILFVWVYLCWLIVLFGAEVTAALGEEVQWRARYQEAIEKVTQPEDSKSDSANTKSE, via the coding sequence ATGCCTAATTATCAACAGCTATCAAAAGAGAGCATGAACTTTGTCCGCTATGTCTCTCATCGCATGAATCAGGATCGCGTGAATGTCACGGCAGGATACTTGGCGTATATTACGTTGATTTCTCTTGTGCCAATGCTGACGGTATTGGTCTCTATTCTGTCTTCTTTTACGGTGTTTAAGGATGTGAGTGACGTGATTCAAGATTTTGTCATCACACATTTCGTGCCCACAGCAGGCGATGCCGTCAGTGGTGCGTTAAGACAATTTGTTGCCAACACTGGGAAAATGACCATTGTGGGCAGTATTTTCTTGTTCGTTGCGGCCATCACATTGATCTCGAATGTGGACCGCAGCCTGAACTTCATATGGCGAGTGCGCAATAAGCGACGTTTCGTGTTTTCCTTATCGATGTATTGGATGTTTCTGACTTTGGGGCCTTTATTGATTGGGGCGAGTATCGCGTTGAGTTCTTATATTACCTCGCTAACCGTGATCGATAATGAAACACTGACTGGAGCGTATAATCTCTTTTTACGATGGTTACCTGTTTTGTTATCGTTTCTTGCTTTCACGGTGCTGTATTTACTGGTGCCCAATAAAAAAGTGAAGCTACAACATGCCTTCATTGGCGCTGTGGCTGCGGCGATATTGTTTGAATTCAGTAAAAAAGGGTTTGCCTTTTATATTACTAACTTTCCGTCTTATCAGCTCATTTATGGCGCGTTAGCGGCGATCCCTATCTTATTTGTTTGGGTCTATTTATGCTGGTTGATAGTATTGTTTGGGGCTGAAGTCACCGCCGCTCTCGGTGAAGAGGTGCAGTGGCGTGCCCGGTATCAAGAGGCAATAGAGAAAGTGACACAACCAGAGGACAGTAAGAGTGATAGCGCTAATACAAAGAGTGAGTGA
- the typA gene encoding translational GTPase TypA — MATPQIEKLRNIAIIAHVDHGKTTLVDKLLQQSGTLESRGEVEERVMDSNDIEKERGITILAKNTAINWNDYRINIVDTPGHADFGGEVERIMSMVDSVLLIVDAVDGPMPQTRFVTQKAFNYGLKPIVVINKIDRPGARPDWVMDQVFDLFDTLGATDEQLDFQVVYASALNGWASQEETTTGENMEPLFQAIVDGVDAPNVDPDGSLQMQISQLDYSSYVGVIGVGRVTRGTVKPNQQVTVISADGTKRNGKVGTVLGYLGLNRSEADQASAGDIVAITGLGELKISDTICDVNVVEALPELTVDEPTVTMTFQVNTSPFAGKEGKFVTSRNILERLEKELVHNVALRVEQTEDPDRFRVSGRGELHLSILIENMRREGFELAVSRPEVILKEENGKLMEPFETVTIDVVEENQGAIMESIGLRKGELKDMSPDGKGRVRMDFLMPSRGLIGFQTEFLTMTSGSGLLYHTFDHYGEHKGGEIGRRQSGVLISNATGKALTYALFNLQGRGRLFAEHGDEVYEGQVIGIHSRSNDLTVNCLKGKQLTNVRASGTDEAQTLSPAIKYTLEQALEFIDDDELVEVTPESIRIRKKFLTENDRKRAYRGGK, encoded by the coding sequence ATGGCTACTCCGCAAATTGAAAAACTAAGAAACATCGCGATCATCGCTCACGTTGACCACGGTAAAACCACGCTTGTTGATAAGCTACTACAACAGTCAGGCACGTTAGAGTCTCGCGGTGAAGTTGAAGAGCGCGTCATGGACTCAAATGACATTGAAAAAGAACGTGGCATCACCATTCTTGCTAAAAACACAGCAATTAACTGGAATGACTACCGCATCAATATCGTTGATACTCCTGGACACGCCGACTTTGGTGGCGAAGTAGAACGTATTATGTCGATGGTAGACTCTGTGCTACTTATCGTTGATGCTGTTGATGGCCCAATGCCTCAAACCCGTTTCGTAACCCAAAAAGCGTTTAACTACGGTTTGAAACCTATCGTGGTTATCAACAAAATTGACCGTCCTGGCGCGCGTCCTGACTGGGTAATGGATCAAGTCTTTGATTTGTTCGACACCTTAGGTGCGACAGACGAGCAGCTCGACTTCCAAGTGGTTTATGCGTCAGCACTAAACGGTTGGGCAAGCCAAGAAGAAACCACGACTGGCGAAAATATGGAACCATTGTTCCAAGCGATCGTTGACGGTGTTGATGCGCCAAACGTTGACCCTGATGGTTCACTGCAAATGCAGATCTCTCAGCTAGATTACAGCTCTTACGTTGGTGTTATCGGTGTGGGTCGTGTGACTCGCGGTACGGTGAAACCTAACCAACAAGTGACGGTTATTTCTGCTGATGGCACAAAACGTAACGGTAAAGTCGGTACGGTATTGGGGTATCTTGGTCTTAACCGTTCAGAAGCCGATCAAGCTTCAGCGGGTGACATCGTTGCCATTACCGGTTTAGGCGAACTGAAAATCTCAGATACCATCTGTGATGTTAACGTTGTAGAAGCGCTACCAGAATTGACGGTTGATGAACCAACGGTAACCATGACTTTCCAAGTAAACACGTCTCCGTTTGCGGGTAAAGAAGGTAAATTCGTTACGTCACGTAACATTCTAGAGCGTCTAGAAAAAGAATTGGTTCATAACGTGGCACTGCGTGTTGAACAAACCGAAGACCCAGACCGTTTCCGTGTATCTGGTCGTGGTGAATTGCACCTGTCTATCTTGATCGAAAACATGCGCCGTGAAGGTTTCGAACTTGCTGTGTCTCGTCCAGAAGTGATCTTGAAAGAAGAAAACGGTAAGTTAATGGAACCGTTTGAAACGGTAACGATTGACGTTGTCGAAGAGAACCAAGGCGCGATTATGGAGAGCATCGGTTTACGTAAAGGTGAACTGAAAGATATGTCTCCTGATGGTAAAGGTCGTGTTCGTATGGACTTCTTGATGCCATCACGTGGCTTAATCGGTTTCCAAACGGAATTCTTAACCATGACGTCAGGTTCTGGTCTTCTTTACCATACGTTTGACCATTACGGTGAACACAAAGGTGGAGAAATCGGTCGTCGTCAAAGTGGTGTTCTGATTTCAAACGCAACGGGTAAAGCACTTACTTACGCACTATTTAACCTACAAGGTCGTGGTCGTTTGTTTGCTGAGCACGGTGATGAAGTGTATGAAGGCCAAGTTATCGGTATTCACAGCCGTTCAAACGACTTAACTGTAAACTGTTTGAAAGGTAAGCAGCTGACCAACGTTCGTGCATCAGGTACGGATGAAGCTCAAACTCTGAGCCCAGCGATTAAATACACACTTGAGCAAGCGCTTGAGTTCATCGATGATGATGAATTGGTAGAAGTGACGCCAGAAAGCATTCGTATTCGTAAGAAATTCTTAACTGAAAACGATCGCAAACGTGCTTACCGTGGTGGCAAATAA
- the glnA gene encoding glutamate--ammonia ligase, whose amino-acid sequence MSVENVLSLIQENEVKFIDLRFTDTKGKEQHVSIPAHQVDADFFEEGKMFDGSSVAGWKGINESDMVMMPDASSAVLDPFTEESTVNIRCDILEPATMQGYDRDPRSIAKRAEEYMRSTGIADTVLVGPEPEFFLFDDVRYSSDMSGSFYKIDDVEAAWNSGTEYEDGNKGHRPGVKGGYFPVSPVDSSQDIRSAMCLIMEEMGLVVEAHHHEVATAGQNEIATRFNTMTTKADEIQIYKYVVHNVAHAFGKTATFMPKPLVGDNGSGMHVHQSLAKDGVNLFAGDKYGGLSETALYYIGGIIKHARAINAFANASTNSYKRLVPGFEAPVMLAYSARNRSASIRIPVVPSPKARRIEVRFPDPTANPYLAFSALLMAGLDGIKNKIHPGDAMDKDLYDLPAEEAAEIPKVAENFEVALNALNEDREFLTAGGVFSDDFIDSYIALKSEDVTRLQMTTHPVEFEMYYSV is encoded by the coding sequence ATGTCAGTTGAAAATGTTTTATCGCTGATTCAAGAAAACGAAGTCAAATTTATCGACTTACGCTTCACTGATACGAAAGGTAAGGAACAACACGTATCAATTCCGGCTCACCAAGTCGATGCGGACTTCTTCGAAGAAGGCAAGATGTTTGACGGCTCTTCTGTTGCTGGCTGGAAAGGCATCAACGAATCCGACATGGTGATGATGCCAGATGCCTCTTCTGCGGTACTGGACCCATTTACTGAAGAGTCAACCGTCAATATTCGTTGTGACATCTTAGAGCCTGCGACAATGCAAGGTTACGATCGTGACCCACGCTCTATTGCCAAACGCGCAGAAGAATACATGCGTTCAACTGGCATTGCCGATACCGTTCTTGTTGGCCCAGAACCAGAATTCTTCCTGTTTGATGATGTCCGTTACTCTTCAGACATGTCAGGCTCTTTCTATAAGATTGACGATGTAGAAGCAGCTTGGAACAGCGGCACTGAGTATGAAGATGGCAACAAAGGTCATCGTCCTGGCGTGAAAGGCGGTTACTTCCCAGTATCACCTGTTGACTCTTCTCAAGACATCCGCTCTGCGATGTGTCTGATCATGGAAGAAATGGGCCTTGTTGTTGAAGCGCATCACCACGAAGTGGCAACCGCAGGTCAAAACGAAATCGCAACACGTTTCAACACCATGACGACCAAAGCGGATGAAATCCAAATTTATAAGTACGTTGTTCACAACGTCGCGCATGCATTTGGTAAAACCGCGACCTTTATGCCGAAACCACTAGTGGGTGACAACGGTTCAGGTATGCACGTTCACCAATCGCTTGCTAAAGACGGGGTTAACCTATTTGCTGGCGATAAGTACGGCGGTCTTTCTGAAACAGCGCTTTACTACATCGGTGGTATTATTAAACACGCTCGTGCCATCAATGCGTTTGCAAACGCGTCAACGAACTCGTACAAACGTTTGGTCCCAGGTTTTGAAGCACCCGTTATGCTGGCGTACTCAGCGCGTAACCGCTCTGCATCGATCCGTATTCCAGTGGTACCAAGCCCGAAAGCTCGTCGTATCGAAGTCCGCTTCCCTGATCCAACAGCGAACCCATACCTTGCCTTCTCTGCACTGCTAATGGCTGGCCTAGACGGTATCAAGAACAAGATTCACCCTGGTGATGCAATGGATAAAGATCTGTACGATCTTCCAGCTGAAGAAGCAGCAGAAATTCCAAAAGTTGCTGAAAACTTCGAAGTGGCCCTCAATGCACTAAATGAAGACCGTGAGTTCTTGACTGCTGGCGGCGTATTCTCTGATGATTTCATCGATTCTTACATCGCATTGAAATCTGAAGACGTGACGCGCCTGCAAATGACGACTCACCCTGTTGAATTCGAAATGTACTACTCTGTATAA
- the glnL gene encoding nitrogen regulation protein NR(II) has translation MSTELSDIILDNIVSATLILNESLCICYANPSAEQLFSQSAKRIINQPISNLIQHASMDLALLSQPLQSGQSITDSDVTFVVDGKPLMLEVTVSPLSWNRELMLLVEMRRIGQQRRLTQELNQHAQQQAAKLLVRGLAHEIKNPLGGLRGAAQLLERMLEDQSLTEYTQIIIEQADRLRALVDRLLGPQKPGKKERGNLHQILEKVRQLIELDGNRDLIFERDYDPSLPDIMMDPDQIEQALLNIVSNAAQILAHQPHGEIILRTRTVHQANIHGQRHKLVARIEIIDNGPGIPIELQDTLFYPMVSGRDGGSGLGLSISQNLIDQHNGKIDVESWPGRTIFTIYLPIQ, from the coding sequence GTGAGTACTGAATTAAGTGACATTATCTTAGACAATATCGTATCCGCAACACTGATACTCAATGAGTCTCTCTGTATTTGTTATGCCAATCCTTCGGCAGAGCAACTCTTTTCACAAAGTGCTAAACGTATCATCAACCAACCTATTTCGAATCTGATACAACATGCTTCCATGGATCTCGCCTTGCTGTCGCAACCGTTACAAAGCGGCCAAAGCATCACAGACAGCGACGTCACTTTCGTTGTCGATGGTAAACCGCTGATGTTGGAAGTGACTGTCAGTCCTCTTTCTTGGAACCGAGAACTGATGCTGCTCGTCGAAATGCGACGCATTGGACAACAACGACGACTCACGCAAGAACTGAATCAACATGCTCAACAGCAAGCGGCGAAATTATTGGTGCGAGGACTGGCTCACGAGATAAAGAATCCACTGGGTGGATTACGTGGTGCCGCTCAGCTATTAGAAAGAATGCTAGAGGATCAAAGTCTAACGGAATATACCCAAATCATCATTGAGCAGGCTGACCGTCTGAGAGCCTTAGTTGACCGCCTATTAGGTCCACAAAAGCCAGGTAAAAAAGAACGAGGCAACTTGCATCAAATCCTAGAGAAAGTTCGTCAGTTGATCGAACTAGACGGCAATCGCGATCTGATCTTTGAACGTGATTACGATCCTAGCCTGCCTGACATCATGATGGACCCGGACCAAATTGAGCAAGCATTACTGAATATAGTCAGCAATGCGGCCCAAATTTTAGCTCATCAACCGCATGGTGAAATCATTTTGCGTACGCGCACGGTGCATCAAGCCAATATTCACGGACAACGCCATAAACTTGTGGCGCGTATAGAAATCATCGATAACGGACCGGGTATCCCTATCGAGCTACAAGATACCCTATTTTACCCCATGGTCAGTGGCCGAGATGGCGGGTCAGGCTTAGGCTTGTCGATCTCACAAAACCTCATCGATCAGCATAATGGAAAAATTGATGTTGAAAGCTGGCCAGGGCGGACCATATTTACTATTTACTTACCGATTCAATGA